From Nycticebus coucang isolate mNycCou1 chromosome 6, mNycCou1.pri, whole genome shotgun sequence, the proteins below share one genomic window:
- the LOC128588085 gene encoding 60S ribosomal protein L23a-like — protein sequence MRRIFFHKMAPKAKKEAPAPPKAEAKAKALKAKKAVLKGIHSHKKKKIHTQPTFRRPKTLRLRRQPKYPRKSAPRRNKLDHYAIIKFPLTTESAMKKTEDNNTLVFIMEVKANKHQIKQAVKKLYDIDVAKVNTLIRPDGEKKACVRLAPDYDALDVANKIGII from the coding sequence ATGAGAAGGATCTTTTTTCACAAGATGGCGCCgaaagcaaagaaggaagctcctgcccctcccaaagcggaagccaaagcaaaggcattgaaggccaagaaggcagtgctaaaaggcatccacagccacaaaaaaaagaagatccatACACAACCCACCTTCCGGCGGCCAAAGACTCTGAGACTCCGGAGGCAGCCCAAATATCCTCGGAAGAGCGcccccaggagaaacaagcttgaccactaTGCCATCATTAAGTTCCCCCTGACCACTGAGTCTGCcatgaagaagacagaagacaacaacacacttgtgttcattATGGAAGTCAAAGCCAACAAGCACCAGAtcaaacaggctgtgaagaagctttatgacattgatgtggccaaggtcaacaccctgaTCAGGCCTGATGGTGAGAAGAAGGCATGTGTTCgactggctcctgattatgatgctttggatgttgccaacaaaattgggatcatctaa